The following is a genomic window from Polaribacter atrinae.
TCAAAAAGGTGGTGTTGGTAAAACAACTACAAGCATTAATTTAGCTGCTTCTTTAGGTGTTTTAGAGAAAAAAGTTTTGTTGATTGACGCAGACCCACAAGCAAATGCTTCGTCTGGTTTAGGTATTGATGTTGAGACGGTAGAATATGGAACCTATCAAGTTTTAGAACATTCTATTTCTGCTAAAGACGCAATTATTAAAACTGAATCTCCAAACGTAGATATTATACCTGCACATATAGATTTGGTAGCTATTGAAATAGAACTTGTAGACAAGGAAGATAGAGAGTATATGTTAAAAAAAGCGTTAGTCGATCTAAAAGACGATTACGATTATATTTTAATAGATTGTGCTCCGTCATTAGGTTTAATTACGTTAAACTCTTTAGTCGCTGCAGATTCTGTAATCATTCCTATTCAATGTGAATATTTTGCTCTAGAAGGATTAGGGAAATTATTAAATACTATTAAAAGTGTACAGAATATTCATAATTCTGATTTAGATATAGAAGGCTTACTTTTAACAATGTTCGATTCTCGTTTACGTCTTTCTAATCAAGTAGTTGATGAAGTTAGAAAACATTTTTCTAGCATGGTTTTTGACACTATAATTAGAAGAAATACACGTTTAGGAGAAGCACCAAGTTACGGAGAAAGTATTATTGCATACGATGCAACAAGTAAAGGTGCCGTAAATTACTTAAATTTGGCGCAAGAATTATTAAAAAAGAATTCGTAAAATGGCAAAAGCAACCAAAAAACAAGCTTTAGGACGAGGATTATCTGCTTTATTGCAAGAATCTTCTAACGTAATTTCTGCATCAGATAAAAATGCAGACAAAGTTGTTGGAAGTATTATTGAAATAGAATTAGATTTAATTGATGTAAATCCTTTTCAACCTAGAACTTATTTTGACGAAGAAGCGTTAAGAGAACTAGCAAGTTCTATAAAAGAATTAGGAGTTATTCAGCCAATTACAGTTAGAAAATTAGAAGCTAATAAATTTCAATTAGTTTCTGGAGAGCGTCGTTTTAGAGCTTCTAAATTAATTGGAAACAAAACTGTTCCGGCTTACATAAGACTTGCCAACGACCAAGAAATGCTAGAAATGGCATTGGTAGAAAACATTCAACGTAAAAATTTAGATCCAATAGAGGTTGCTTTATCATACCAACGTTTAATTGATGAAATTCAATTAACGCAAGAAGAATTAAGTACTAGAGTTGGTAAAAAACGTTCTACAGTAACCAACTATTTACGTTTGTTAAAATTAGATCCAATTTTACAAACAGGTATGCGAGATGGTTTTATTTCTATGGGACATGGTCGTGCTATGATTAATGTAGAAAATACAGAAGATCAATTAGCCATTTACGAGAAAATATTAAGAGATAAATTATCTGTAAGGCAAACTGAAGATTTAGTAAAAAGCTTAAAATCTGGAACGATTGCAAAACCAAAAAAGAAACCAATACCTAGCTACATTAAAAGTAGTGTAAAAGACATTAGTGAATACTTTGGTCATAAAATAGACGTTACTGTTAGTAATAATGGTAAAGGGAAAATTTCGATTCCTTTTCATTCTGAAGAAGATTTTAACCGTATAAAAAACTTATTAAAATAAGTGTTTATTAAAAAAATCATATTTGTTTTATTCCTTTCATTCTTTACTGCCTCTATTTTTGGGCAGAAAGATTCTGTGAACGTGAAAGACTTAAAAATAAAGGGAGATATTAAAATTGAAAAAGGTGGTGTTTACGATGCACTCGCCCCTTCTAAAGCAGCATTTTATTCTGCAATATTTCCAGGAATGGGACAGATTTACAATAAAAAATATTGGAAAGCACCAATTGTTTGGGGTGCTATGGGTACTAGTATTTATTATTATTTAGACAATAATAAAGAATACCATAGATACAGAACTGCTTACAAACTTAGAAAAAATAATTTAGTAGACGAGTTTACCGTAGATGGTGTAGAAATACTTTCTTTAGAAACTTTAGAAAGAGCACAAGAACAATTAAGTGAAAATAGAGACATGTCTTTATTAACCACTGTTATTTTGTATGTTTTACAAATTGTAGAAGCTAGTGTAAATGCACATTTATTACAGTTTAACACCGATGATGATTTATCATTTAAGCCTACTTTTATTAACGACCCTACTTATTTTGAAGCACCAAAAGTAGGTCTAACAATTAAATATAATTTTTAAAATGAAGATTGCACTATTAGGATATGGAAGAATGGGTAAAGAAATTGAAAAAATTGCTTTATCTCGTGGACATGAAATAGTAATAAAAAAAGACGTAAATGATGTAATTGATATTACGCTAGCAGATGTTGCAATCGATTTTAGCGTACCTTCTTCTGCCTATAATAATATTACCGACTGTATTAACAATAACGTTCCTGTAATTTCTGGAACTACAGGTTGGTTAGATAAATATAATGATGCCGTTGCTCTTTGTAAAGAAAAAAACAGCGCATTTATTTATGCATCTAATTTTAGTTTGGGTGTAAATATCTTCTTTGAATTGAATAAGCAATTAGCTAAAATGATGAGTTCTTTAGAAGATTATAATATTTCTATGGAAGAAATTCATCATACAAAAAAATTAGATGCACCAAGTGGAACTGCAATTACGTTGGCAGAAGGAATTATAGAAAATTCTTCTAAAAACAATTGGGAATTAGATGAAAAAACATCCGAAGAAAATATTCCGATTGTTGCAAAAAGAATTCCTGAAATACCAGGAACACACACCGTATGGTACGACTCTGAAGTAGATTCTATAGAAATTAAACATACAGCACACAGTAGAAAAGGGTTTGCTTTAGGAGCCGTTGTCGCTGCTGAGTGGATTATAGGAAAACAAGGAGTTTTCTCTATGAAAGACGTGTTAAACATCCGTTAAA
Proteins encoded in this region:
- a CDS encoding ParA family protein: MGKIIAIANQKGGVGKTTTSINLAASLGVLEKKVLLIDADPQANASSGLGIDVETVEYGTYQVLEHSISAKDAIIKTESPNVDIIPAHIDLVAIEIELVDKEDREYMLKKALVDLKDDYDYILIDCAPSLGLITLNSLVAADSVIIPIQCEYFALEGLGKLLNTIKSVQNIHNSDLDIEGLLLTMFDSRLRLSNQVVDEVRKHFSSMVFDTIIRRNTRLGEAPSYGESIIAYDATSKGAVNYLNLAQELLKKNS
- a CDS encoding ParB/RepB/Spo0J family partition protein translates to MAKATKKQALGRGLSALLQESSNVISASDKNADKVVGSIIEIELDLIDVNPFQPRTYFDEEALRELASSIKELGVIQPITVRKLEANKFQLVSGERRFRASKLIGNKTVPAYIRLANDQEMLEMALVENIQRKNLDPIEVALSYQRLIDEIQLTQEELSTRVGKKRSTVTNYLRLLKLDPILQTGMRDGFISMGHGRAMINVENTEDQLAIYEKILRDKLSVRQTEDLVKSLKSGTIAKPKKKPIPSYIKSSVKDISEYFGHKIDVTVSNNGKGKISIPFHSEEDFNRIKNLLK
- a CDS encoding DUF5683 domain-containing protein; the encoded protein is MFIKKIIFVLFLSFFTASIFGQKDSVNVKDLKIKGDIKIEKGGVYDALAPSKAAFYSAIFPGMGQIYNKKYWKAPIVWGAMGTSIYYYLDNNKEYHRYRTAYKLRKNNLVDEFTVDGVEILSLETLERAQEQLSENRDMSLLTTVILYVLQIVEASVNAHLLQFNTDDDLSFKPTFINDPTYFEAPKVGLTIKYNF
- the dapB gene encoding 4-hydroxy-tetrahydrodipicolinate reductase encodes the protein MKIALLGYGRMGKEIEKIALSRGHEIVIKKDVNDVIDITLADVAIDFSVPSSAYNNITDCINNNVPVISGTTGWLDKYNDAVALCKEKNSAFIYASNFSLGVNIFFELNKQLAKMMSSLEDYNISMEEIHHTKKLDAPSGTAITLAEGIIENSSKNNWELDEKTSEENIPIVAKRIPEIPGTHTVWYDSEVDSIEIKHTAHSRKGFALGAVVAAEWIIGKQGVFSMKDVLNIR